In Camelina sativa cultivar DH55 chromosome 17, Cs, whole genome shotgun sequence, the genomic stretch NNNNNNNNNNNNNNNNNNNNNNNNNNNNNNNNNNNNNNNNNNNNNNNNNNNNNNNNNNNNNNNNNNNNNNNNNNNNNNNNNNNNNNNNNNNNNNNNNNNNNNNNNNNNNNNNNNNNNNNNNNNNNNNNNNNNNNNNNNNNNNNNNNNNNNNNNNNNNNNNNNNNNNNNNNNNNNNNNNNNNNNNNNNNNNNNNNNNNNNNNNNNNNNNNNNNNNNNNNNNNNNNNNNNNNNNNNNNNNNNNNNNNNNNNNNNNNNNNNNNNNNNNNNNNNNNNNNNNNNNNNNNNNNNNNNNNNNNNNNNNNNNNNNNNNNNNNNNNNNNNNNNNNNNNNNNNNNNNNNNNNNNNNNNNNNNNNNNNNNNNNNNNNNNNNNNNNNNNNNNNNNNNNNNNNNNNNNNNNNNNNNNNNNNNNNNNNNNNNNNNNNNNNNNNNNNNNNNNNNNNNNNNNNNNNNNNNNNNNNNNNNNNNNNNNNNNNNNNNNNNNNNNNNNNNNNNNNNNNNNNNNNNNNNNNNNNNNNNNNNNNNNNNNNNNNNNNNNNNNNNNNNNNNNNNNNNNNNNNNNNNNNNNNNNNNNNNNNNNNNNNNNNNNNNNNNNNNNNNNNNNNNNNNNNNNNNNNNNNNNNNNNNNNNNNNNNNNNNNNNNNNNNNNNNNNNNNNNNNNNNNNNNNNNNNNNNNNNNNNNNNNNNNNNNNNNNNNNNNNNNNNNNNNNNNNNNNNNNNNNNNNNNNNNNNNNNNNNNNNNNNNNNNNNNNNNNNNNNNNNNNNNNNNNNNNNNNNNNNNNNNNNNNNNNNNNNNNNNNNNNNNNNNNNNNNNNNNNNNNNNNNNNNNNNNNNNNNNNNNNNNNNNNNNNNNNNNNNNNNNNNNNNNNNNNNNNNNNNNNNNNNNNNNNNNNNNNNNNNNNNNNNNNNNNNNNNNNNNNNNNNNNNNNNNNNNNNNNNNNNNNNNNNNNNNNNNNNNNNNNNNNNNNNNNNNNNNNNNNNNNNNNNNNNNNNNNNNNNNNNNNNNNNNNNNNNNNNNNNNNNAGACCATATGTGGTTAACTGGGTATCATAGATATAACATTATTGTAATGGTGAAAATGAGAACTACACTGTTACAGGCTTATGCTTGCTTACCCATTAACCATCAGAACTACACTGTTACCACGTGTAATTGGAACATAATTAGTCTCCTGCAGTTAGAAAGAATGCTAAGGCCAATGAATGAAACACAATACATGTATTTTTTATCACTACTATTTTGGAGATGGTCAATAAGATGGTTATGGAATGGAGAAACTGCAGCAAAGAAACAAGAATTGTGTACATACTGGACTCAGTATCTGTTGAAGAACATGGGAAACTACAACTTCCACAGGTTGAATGTCGACCACAGCAGCACCAGGCTCCCCATGCTGAAAGAAAGGTTAAAAATAGCAAGAATCAAAgtcaaaatacaagaaaatgtGCTCTCACTTTCCTATGgcataaaagaaatatgaaggGAAACAACATACAACTCCAAGCCCAAGTTCCATTTTCTCTGGACCCAAACGATCTGATGCAAGCTGTCCTGGAAGCGTACAAACAGATAGTGCAACACCCATGGTCCCAACCATCTCAGATGCATGTTTTGCTTCCGCTGCAACTTCGGCTAGAGAAAGACCAGCAGCAGCTGCTGCTCCAGCAACCTATCCTTAACCCAAAACAATAAGAAAGgatgataaaaaatataagtgCATAAGAGCCTGCCGCTTAGACATCACAGAAAAGACAGtaacaaacaaacatagaaTCGACTGCAAACGCTACTAAGAAATGTTAGCTTAGAGTGCAGATATAGGGAAAAGAAGATAGAAGGAGAACTGAGAAACCTTGTGGACAAGAATTGTTCCCGCTAAACCTCTGCGTCCAGCTATGCCACGCGGCGGGGGTAAAGCACAATCATCTCCAACAATCACAGTCTACAAAAGGGAACATGTCATTCTATCCACCAATGCTCTTACCATattctaaacaaataaatagaCAAATTACCTCAACTTGGAAACCCTCAGTTTTTGCTTGCTCAGCTGCCAGGCCAAAGTTCAAGCGGTCACCAGTATAGTTCTATTAACAATAGTTAAAGGAGAAACTAGATCAGCCAaagatattgtatatataagCATATGTCTAGCCATGTTCTAAATACCGTGACAATCAAGAGGCATCCTTTTGGACCAGTTACAGCTCGAATCCCCTGGAATTAGAGAAAGATTCATCATTCACTAGAATGACtcaagagaagacaaagaagaagaaaaagttactTACAGCTAGGATGGAATCAACCGGTGGAGAAGCAAAAACATCACCACAAACAGCAGCTGTGAGCATTCCTTCTCCAACATAGCCAGCTTGTGCTGGTTCATGCCCACTTCCTCCTCCTGATATAACAGCAACTTTGTCATAATTTGCAGCCGAGACATCAGCCCGTAGTACAACTTTGATCTGTAAATCCATCAGAATAAGCCTTAGGGTTCCCACAGCCAATGGTTggaattggaaaaaaaaaaacacgaaatgGAGATATTCTAGAACCTCGGGAAGACCATCCAAATACTGAAGTCCAGGATAAGTTTCAACGAGACCCTCGATGAACTCAGTTACAACATCTGCAAAATTGCACAGTAACGAGAAAATAATCAGCTTTAAGTTCATTCTCTCTCTAGAGAATTGATATGTAAAGATCATGCAACTACCATATGAGTATAATAAAAACAGAGAGCTCGAAACACAAACGAAGAAGGGGAAACGAGGAATCGATCACGAACCGTTGGGGTTGTTGATGAATTTTTTAGCCGGAGGAACCATAGTGTTAGCTTTAAGTGAGATCGAATAGGCTTAAGCTCAcatggagaagagaaaaatcGAGACTTTGATAGTCAACAATGGCAGAAAGTAGTGAGAGTgagtatttttgtatttatttgttccgtagaagagaacaaaaaaccCAACTGGTAAACCGAAATAAACCGgttataattaaaacattaatatgGTTCCAGCAATCGAACCGGTAAATGGAGATATTGGGCCGAAGTTGAGAGCCCAtaaaaaacttaattagtaANNNNNNNNNNNNNNNNNNNaaaaaaaaaaaaaaaaaaaaagaagcttcgTAGGCACGTGGACCACGGACACGGTtcgtttataataataattattcttCGTCGACCCTTACAcgaaagagattgagaaagaaagagagagagactaaagaAAAGATctagaagaggaagacgaagaaagaagaatggcGTTGCAATGGCTGATTCTGTCGTATGTGGTGGCGGCCGAAGTTGTAATCACCCTCATGTTGACTCTACCTTACCCAATGCTTATTAAGAAACGTGTCGTTCAACTTGTCTCGTTGATTCTCCAACCTGCTGCTTCCATCGTCGCCTTCGCCGGATTCCAGCTCCTCGGTAACCTCCTCTCTCTTTATCTTGCTCATCTGATTTCTCTAATTCGTAATCGGAATcgaattttgtgttaattttagTTAGGGTTTTTGAGCCGCGAGTGGATTCTGTGGGTTAGGTTGTGTGATTTTGCTTATTTCGTTATTATGGTTTGCTTTCAGATTTATACTGGAAGGCTGAGCATAGACTTTCTTGTTCATCTGAGGTATGCACTGCTACGGAACGGGATCGCTCCGAGAAATCTGTAAGTCTCCATTCCAAATCCATTGTTGttgactttatatatataaccttagtCTTTTGATTGTGTTCTGTAGCTGAGTTCTATGTATTatagaaatcttttttttttttagtaaaaattgTTAGGTTTGTGAGTTTCATCCTGATTGATTAGTCTAAAGATCAAGATTTGTAACTAAAACATCTGAAAATTGGTTTTCATTGTTTAAGGATGTTTGTATAATATTAGATTTTAGTGTATCAACGATTGAACAACAGAACAGTATCTCAATTCCTAGTGGAAATTGCATCTTTTTTTTAAGGACTCGATCACCTATTGATGTACTCACTCATATCTTTGTAAATCATAGCTCTAGCTACTGTGAAATAGCAAAACATGAGATTTGTCTTTATAGCATTCATGGTTCTTCAGTTACATACAATGTTCTTGTGACTCTGTTGGCAATTGATTCTTGGTGAAGCTTCCTCACCACTTGGTTGATTCTTGGTTCGCAGTTACTTTTTGGTCTGCAGTTGCAAGTTTGCCAGTATCAATTGCACATATTGCAAAATTGAACACTTCTCTGCGCTGCAATGATTGTCTTTTTAGCATTCATAGTTTCTTCTTATCTTGCACTGAAATGTCTCAGCTTGCTTACTAACGATTTGTGTGTACTGCAGATCTACAAGGCTCAGAGGAATGTGGTTCTGTGCGCTGCAGGAATTCTTCTCTACTGGTAACTTCATCAGCTATTAACTGTTTATACACACGCACGAGCACGAGGTCTTGCGTTACTCACTGGTATCTATTGTTTTCATTGACAGGTGCATCTACCGCATCTGCAAGTTCAACAAAGATCTGGAGCTCTTGGAGGCAGAGGCGAAGAAGAGATCCAAGGAAGAGTAATAATCTTCACGAGTATAGGGAGTTGGTTCCACAAAACCATTATATAAGtaaaggttttctttttttaattgcatttttttaCATTCAAATATTACTGAACCTGAACGAAACTATGAGTAGTATCGTGAATAGCCTTGCACACGATATGTATATCATCAGCGTCTAtttctttctgcttctttgatcTATATTTCAAGAACAGCCTTCATTTATCCTCGTGTCAAGAATTATCATGTACACTCACTAATTTTGTTAAACAAACCTCAACTATGAACTTAAAATGCTTCTCAACCGAACATTTTGATTATGAAGATAAGTTTGCAAAAATGCAGTCAGAAAAGGTAAATGAGAACAATAACACAAATTGATCGCGAATGTATCATTACCAATAAAATGGGTATTGATAAACTCAATTTCTAGGGCAACAAATATTAGCTGGTCAGTTCACAGTTGCATATATTACAAAGAACAAATCCCCAAACTCTCTCAAAGAATGTGGCATATCCATCCTCACCAAAAGTCCAAACACATAGACCGCTTCAGTTCAATACGAAGTGATACCTTGAATCTACATGACTCTCCACGTCCCAGAGGAAAGACCCAAACGTCACAGCCTCCAACACAAGCCTCCTCAACCCCTTGAAGCTAATCTTGATATGCTCATCCTTGGACGAATCAATTGTGCCTTGTGGCGTTATCAATATCTCTGGCCTCCCAAATAATGCCTCTGTATGCTTCTCAATTATCCCAACCGCTTCTCTTGATCTTATTGTAGCGTACCTTTGGAGGGTTTCTCCGTCAAAGGACATAACGTATGTCTTCAACCGGGATTGATTCATTTCGCTGCTAAAGCCACCACTTGCATTGATCCCTCCCACAAATGAACCAACCTCTTGGTTTGAGGATACAGCCTGATAggtttcttctgcttcttcatagaagcttctctctgtttctcggCCTGCTTGCTCAATGCTAGTCTCACCTTCATATGAGCCACCTGGAAGAATCCTCATCGTCTTCTCGAGCTGAAACCTTTGGTCGATCCGCTTCAGGAAATACCCATACATCACTGAAGCAGCATAAACCTGTCCAACTCCAAGTTTGCTAATCTGCGCAACCCCTGTCAGATCATCAGTGCGGTTTTTGAGGATGATGGAAAGATGATTCTGAATCATCTCATAAACTTCAGGGGAGTGAAGTCTCTCAAGTTCCCCATCTAGAGTCGGCCAAGTATCAACTCGACCAGAAGGATCAGCAGATGATGAGGTTATGGATGGTACAAGTGAAACATTAGCGTCCATGAACTTCTGAACCACTAGAGCATATAAAATCTCTTCCAAAGcccttttcctctctttctccttaATCTCAGCAATCCTCCTaaataaccaaaagaaacaaaactaatgGTAATTAAAATCCAAACCTAAAAGTAGCAGTAGAAATGGTAATTAAAATATCATCATGTAGTGACAAACCTGTAGAGAACAATGTCAGTTCCAGTTCCAGGAACAGAGGAATCATCTCTGATCTGTTCCTCAGCGTCTCGATCGATTTGGAGCTGTTCAAGTTGCTGTTCAACAGCAGCTGGAACAAGATGAGGATGGCTCACTAGTATCTGTGACAGAAACTGCCCAACAGGAGACTTCAACTGAAGTGGCGCGATTGAATCTGTAGAAGATTCACCACCagaagctgaagctgaagcttTAACCACAAAACTCCTCCGAGAGTTAACATAACTTGTTCGGCTTTGCAATGGTCTCGAGAATTTAAGAGAAGAGTTGCTCTGCatgcatatataataaaagCCAATTATTACATATGTGAGACATTGGcacaaagaaccaaaaaagtTCCGATTTTTTCGACACAGAATCAGAAATCTCGAATTTTTACTGGGAGtaatcacaaacaaacatgaaaaaGCTAAACCAAATTGATTTTATGGGTTTAAGAGAATCAAAGCagtataaagaagaagacacataCTCTGAGACGAAATTGAGGTCCGGAGCCGACGAATCGCATGAAGCCAGGACAGTTGGGTGTTAAAACTACCGACCTTTCGGACGATTGACGTAGTAAGACGGAAGATTGAACCAAATTCGCTGCCACGGCGTCCATGATTATCCTCGCAGAGAAGCAAAGATCGGACCTTTGGCc encodes the following:
- the LOC104758145 gene encoding uncharacterized protein LOC104758145, with the protein product MALQWLILSYVVAAEVVITLMLTLPYPMLIKKRVVQLVSLILQPAASIVAFAGFQLLDLYWKAEHRLSCSSEVCTATERDRSEKSIYKAQRNVVLCAAGILLYWCIYRICKFNKDLELLEAEAKKRSKEE
- the LOC104758146 gene encoding UV-B-induced protein At3g17800, chloroplastic, whose amino-acid sequence is MDAVAANLVQSSVLLRQSSERSVVLTPNCPGFMRFVGSGPQFRLRSNSSLKFSRPLQSRTSYVNSRRSFVVKASASASGGESSTDSIAPLQLKSPVGQFLSQILVSHPHLVPAAVEQQLEQLQIDRDAEEQIRDDSSVPGTGTDIVLYRRIAEIKEKERKRALEEILYALVVQKFMDANVSLVPSITSSSADPSGRVDTWPTLDGELERLHSPEVYEMIQNHLSIILKNRTDDLTGVAQISKLGVGQVYAASVMYGYFLKRIDQRFQLEKTMRILPGGSYEGETSIEQAGRETERSFYEEAEETYQAVSSNQEVGSFVGGINASGGFSSEMNQSRLKTYVMSFDGETLQRYATIRSREAVGIIEKHTEALFGRPEILITPQGTIDSSKDEHIKISFKGLRRLVLEAVTFGSFLWDVESHVDSRYHFVLN